One genomic region from Cinclus cinclus chromosome 22, bCinCin1.1, whole genome shotgun sequence encodes:
- the RHBDD2 gene encoding rhomboid domain-containing protein 2: MAAPAAPPAAAALTVLLSVGASAPGLLWGVPAARSAAALRPAALQDGEVHRLITYIFVYEDLISLACGAVIIWYFAGSFEKNVGTVKHCILTATFSVLSALLYLFLEPLVSRLLEVGDAKGFMPVAFATLGVSTTRSRMKSTLLFGCRVPVVLVPWLGLCIAWFVPHSSLLGNLCGLLVGEAYGLGYCFCLDFPESLGSRLDRVFPFTLLKRIPGLKYIPGSLAERKASENSRIIPVPGTYPTQSYHCPSPLALPAHPSAQSQGFHHSHAPGHGLALGHQGPQQGRAEGHSLSSSHCQARGACGECPGQAHAGASLGQCCQLGKFPVPQRECPAQPQPPASTGLLAGVQQAPGYPATPMAPVSAEFTRVQVY, encoded by the exons ATGGCGGCGCCCGCGGCTCCGCCGGCTGCCGCCGCCCTCACGGTGCTGTTGTCGGTCGGTGCCTCCGCGCCCGGGCTGTTGTGGGGTGTCCCCGCCGCCCGCTCCGCCGCCGCGCTGCGTCCCGCAGCCCTGCAGGACGGGGAAG TTCACAGGTTGATCACCTACATCTTCGTCTACGAGGACCTGATCTCCCTGGCCTGTGGTGCTGTTATCATCTGGTACTTTGCTGGCAGCTTTGAGAAGAACGTGGGCACAGTGAAGCACTGCATCCTCACTGCCACTTTCTCCGTGCTTTCCGCCCTCCTGTACCTCTTCCTCGAGCCCCTTGTGTCCAGGCTGTTGGAAGTGGGAGATGCCAAAGGGTTCATGCCAGTGGCTTTTGCCACGCTGGGGGTTTCTACCACCCGCTCGCGCATGAAGAGCACTCTGCTTTTTGGGTGCAGAGTTCCTGTGGTGCTGGTGCCGTGGCTTGGGCTCTGCATAGCGTGGTTTGTCCCCCACTCTTCCCTCTTGGGGAACCTGTGTGGGCTCCTGGTTGGGGAAGCCT ATGGTCTCGGCTACTGTTTCTGCTTGGATTTTCCAGAGTCTCTGGGCTCTAGGCTGGACCGGGTGTTCCCTTTCACTCTGCTGAAAAGGATACCAGGGCTGAAATACATCCCAGGGTCCTTAGCAGAGAGAAAAGCCTCTGAAAACAGCAG GATTATCCCTGTGCCTGGCACCTACCCCACCCAGAGCTACCACTGCCCTTCTCCTCTGGCTCTTCCTGCTCACCCCAGTGCTCAGAGCCAGGGCTTTCATCACAGCCACGCTCCGGGACATGGCCTCGCTCTGGGACACCAGGGACCTCAGCAGGGCCGTGCTGAAGGACACAGCCTCAGTTCTTCCCACTGCCAAGCCAGAGGTGCCTGTGGAGAGTGTCCTGGACAAGCCCACGCTGGagcctcactgggacagtgctgccagCTGGGTAAATTCCCTGTTCCACAGCGTGAGTGCCCAGCTCAGCCACAGCCACCTGCATCCACGGGCCTTCTGGCTGGTGTTCAGCAAGCACCAGGGTATCCAGCAACCCCAATGGCCCCTGTTTCAGCTGAATTTACCAGAGTGCAGGTGTACTGA